A DNA window from Helianthus annuus cultivar XRQ/B chromosome 15, HanXRQr2.0-SUNRISE, whole genome shotgun sequence contains the following coding sequences:
- the LOC110913895 gene encoding extensin-1-like, producing MGGPSHAVPEIDPPPVTFAPPPPPMGYENPIPTYPGSSGYNPIPAQDPYLEAAHFNALYPSPFPPAYPTGYPVQGYQYPPYQHQPQPPPQHSQTQEILQRLDEVEQKAEER from the coding sequence atgggtggaccttctcACGCGGTACCGGAAATTGATCCACCGCCAGTTACTTttgcaccaccgccaccgccaatGGGTTATGAGAACCCAATACCTACTTACCCAGGTTCGTCTGGGTATAACCCAATACCTGCCCAGGATCCATATCTTGAGGCAGCTCACTTTAATGCTCTTTATCCCTCGCCATTTCCTCCAGCATACCCAACTGGGTATCCCGTGCAAGGGTATCAGTACCCTCCTTATCAGCATCAACCTCAACCCCCACCTCAACATTCGCAAACCCAGGAAATTTTACAAAGGTTGGACGAGGTTGAGCAAAAAGCAGAGGAACGATAA